Proteins encoded together in one Bacteroides zoogleoformans window:
- the mraZ gene encoding division/cell wall cluster transcriptional repressor MraZ: protein MMQFLGNIEAKTDAKGRVFIPAAFRKQLQAVSEERLVLRKDVYQDCLVLYPESAWFATQNLLRSKLNRWDAGQQMIFRQFVSDAEVVIPDGNGRILIPKRYLQMAGIQSDVRFIGMDNTIEIWAKERADKPFMPSEAFSQALEEALGSSNNNQEKRDVITKD, encoded by the coding sequence ATGATGCAATTCTTAGGAAATATAGAGGCCAAGACGGATGCCAAAGGACGAGTCTTCATCCCCGCCGCATTTCGGAAACAGCTCCAAGCCGTTTCCGAAGAAAGGCTTGTGCTTCGCAAAGACGTGTATCAAGACTGCTTGGTGCTCTATCCCGAAAGTGCATGGTTTGCCACGCAAAACCTGCTCAGAAGCAAATTGAACAGATGGGATGCCGGACAACAAATGATTTTCCGCCAATTCGTGAGCGACGCCGAAGTTGTAATCCCCGACGGTAACGGACGTATCCTGATACCGAAACGATACTTGCAGATGGCAGGCATTCAGAGCGATGTCCGCTTCATCGGCATGGACAATACCATAGAAATATGGGCGAAAGAGCGTGCCGATAAGCCGTTCATGCCTTCCGAAGCATTCAGTCAAGCCCTCGAAGAAGCGCTTGGAAGTTCAAATAACAACCAGGAAAAGAGAGACGTGATAACAAAAGATTGA
- a CDS encoding penicillin-binding protein, with product MTRYFFVILLLGLMGIAIIVKGAMIMFAERQYWHDVADRFVRENVTVKPNRGNILSSDGKLMASSLPEYKIFMDFMSGERDEDRRRKDQQRKDSIWKINFDSICIGLNRIFPDISTATFKNHLRKGRELKSRNYNILPNRNRRISYIQYKETKRLPVFKMSKYKGGFHEQIYNQRKKPFGSLAAQTLGRLYADTAMGARNGLELAFDTLLKGRDGITHRQKVMNKFLNIVDVPPVDGCDIISTIDVGMQDICEKALMDKLKEINANVGVAVLMEVATGEVKAIVNLMKAGDGNYYEMNSNAISDMMEPGSTFKTASIMVALEDGKITPDTEVDTGNGIMRMYGSNMKDHNWHRGGYGKINVTRILEVSSNIGVSYLIDKHYKDNPQKYVDGLKRMSIDQPLHLQIAGEGKPNIKGPKERYFAKTTLPWMSIGYETQVPPMNILTFYNAIANNGVMVRPKFVKAAVKEGETVKEYPTEIINPKICSDRTLTQIREILRRVVSDGLAKPAGSKQFSVAGKTGTAQISQGTSGYKSGQMNYLVSFCGYFPSEAPKYSCIVSIQKPGLPASGGLMAGSVFGKIAERVYAKDLRFDLRGAIDSTTNVIPTVKAGAMNEAFLVLNELKVPVRKEFSGQGRKETWGHTQAAPSAVLLQDGTSTSSTAVPNVVGMGAKDAVYLLESKGLKVRLDGVGQVKNQSIAGGSRAVTGQTITLTLH from the coding sequence ATGACCCGTTACTTCTTCGTCATCCTCCTGCTGGGGTTGATGGGGATAGCCATTATCGTAAAAGGCGCCATGATTATGTTTGCCGAACGGCAATATTGGCACGATGTGGCAGACCGTTTTGTCAGAGAGAACGTAACGGTGAAACCTAATCGCGGAAACATTCTCTCTTCTGACGGAAAGCTGATGGCAAGCTCACTGCCCGAATATAAAATCTTCATGGACTTCATGTCCGGCGAAAGAGACGAAGACCGGCGCAGAAAAGACCAGCAACGCAAAGATTCTATCTGGAAAATCAATTTCGACTCTATTTGCATAGGCCTTAACCGGATTTTTCCGGACATCAGCACAGCGACTTTTAAGAACCACTTGCGCAAAGGACGAGAACTGAAAAGCCGAAACTACAACATCCTTCCCAACCGCAACAGGCGTATCTCTTACATTCAGTATAAAGAAACGAAACGGTTGCCGGTGTTCAAGATGAGCAAATACAAGGGAGGCTTCCACGAACAGATATACAACCAACGCAAGAAACCCTTCGGTTCGTTGGCCGCGCAGACTTTGGGACGACTGTATGCCGACACGGCAATGGGCGCACGCAACGGCCTTGAATTGGCTTTCGACACTTTGCTCAAAGGACGAGACGGCATCACCCACCGCCAAAAGGTGATGAACAAATTCCTCAACATCGTGGATGTGCCGCCTGTAGACGGGTGCGACATCATCTCCACCATCGACGTGGGCATGCAAGACATTTGCGAGAAGGCGCTGATGGACAAACTGAAAGAAATCAATGCCAACGTAGGCGTGGCCGTACTGATGGAGGTGGCCACCGGCGAAGTGAAAGCCATCGTCAACCTGATGAAAGCGGGCGACGGAAACTACTACGAAATGAACAGCAACGCCATCAGCGACATGATGGAACCCGGCTCTACGTTCAAGACCGCCTCCATCATGGTAGCGCTGGAAGACGGAAAAATCACCCCGGACACCGAAGTAGATACGGGTAACGGCATCATGAGAATGTATGGCAGCAACATGAAAGACCATAACTGGCACCGCGGAGGTTATGGAAAGATAAATGTGACACGCATTCTGGAGGTGTCTTCCAACATCGGCGTCTCTTACCTCATAGACAAGCACTACAAAGACAATCCGCAGAAATACGTGGACGGCTTGAAGCGGATGAGCATAGATCAACCGTTGCACTTGCAGATTGCTGGTGAAGGAAAGCCCAACATCAAAGGGCCCAAAGAGCGTTACTTCGCCAAAACCACCTTGCCGTGGATGAGCATAGGCTACGAAACTCAGGTGCCGCCCATGAACATACTGACGTTCTACAACGCCATAGCCAACAATGGCGTCATGGTGCGCCCCAAATTCGTGAAAGCGGCCGTGAAAGAGGGAGAGACGGTAAAAGAATATCCTACCGAGATTATCAATCCGAAAATCTGTTCCGACCGTACATTGACGCAAATACGCGAAATACTCCGCAGGGTGGTGTCCGACGGATTGGCAAAACCGGCGGGAAGCAAACAGTTCTCGGTAGCGGGGAAAACGGGTACGGCACAGATTTCGCAAGGAACGTCCGGATATAAATCCGGTCAAATGAACTATTTGGTAAGTTTCTGCGGTTATTTCCCGTCCGAAGCTCCCAAATACAGCTGCATCGTGTCTATACAAAAGCCCGGACTTCCTGCCTCGGGAGGATTGATGGCAGGCAGCGTCTTCGGTAAAATAGCGGAAAGGGTATATGCCAAAGACCTGCGCTTCGACCTGCGCGGCGCCATAGACAGCACCACGAACGTAATCCCCACCGTAAAAGCGGGAGCAATGAATGAGGCGTTCCTTGTGCTGAACGAACTGAAGGTTCCCGTCAGAAAGGAATTCTCCGGACAGGGAAGAAAAGAGACGTGGGGACATACACAGGCTGCCCCGTCGGCCGTCCTTCTGCAAGACGGCACATCGACTTCGAGTACAGCCGTGCCCAATGTGGTGGGCATGGGAGCGAAAGATGCCGTCTACTTGCTGGAAAGCAAAGGCCTGAAAGTAAGGCTGGACGGTGTGGGCCAGGTGAAGAATCAGTCGATAGCCGGAGGCAGTCGGGCAGTGACGGGGCAGACAATAACCTTGACGCTGCACTGA
- a CDS encoding RNA polymerase sigma factor — translation MNSINFKTDLIRVQDDLLRFAYKLTANREEANDLLQETSLKALDNEDKYMPDTNFKGWIYTIMRNIFINNYRKVVRDQTFVDQTDNLYHLNLPRDTAFESTESAYDLKEMHRIVNALPREYKIPFAMHVSGFKYREIADKLELPLGTVKSRIFFTRRKLQQELKDFV, via the coding sequence ATGAACAGTATCAATTTTAAGACAGATTTAATAAGAGTTCAAGATGATTTATTACGCTTTGCATATAAGCTTACCGCCAACCGCGAAGAAGCCAACGACCTTTTACAGGAAACCTCGCTGAAGGCTCTGGACAACGAAGATAAATACATGCCCGACACCAATTTCAAAGGATGGATATACACCATCATGCGCAACATCTTCATAAACAATTACCGCAAGGTGGTACGCGACCAGACGTTCGTTGACCAGACAGATAACCTCTACCACCTGAACCTTCCGCGTGACACAGCTTTCGAAAGCACCGAAAGTGCATATGACCTGAAGGAGATGCACCGCATTGTCAACGCCTTGCCGCGCGAGTACAAAATCCCGTTTGCCATGCACGTCTCCGGCTTCAAGTATCGAGAAATAGCTGATAAGCTGGAACTTCCCTTGGGCACGGTGAAGAGCCGCATCTTCTTTACCCGCCGGAAATTACAACAAGAATTGAAGGATTTTGTTTAG
- a CDS encoding GNAT family N-acetyltransferase, with protein MEDIIEPVSKELLKAELTEERRLRMTNRSNNQIYIITAQDSPNTMREIGRLREIAFRAAGGGTGKSMDIDEYDVMENPYKQLIVWNPEAEEILGGYRYILGTDVRLDEHGAPVLATAHMFNFSEKFLKEYLPTTIELGRSFVTLEYQSTRNDSKGLFALDNLWDGLGALTVVMPNVRYFFGKVTMYPSYHRQGRDMILYFLRKHFADKDNLIIPTKSLVLESDEKELEALFCKDTFKEDYKILNSEIRRLGYNIPPLVNAYMGLSPTMRMFGTAINYGFGDVEETGILIAVDEILAEKRVRHIQSFIESEPEACRLTSGANKVVYKSGC; from the coding sequence ATGGAAGATATTATTGAACCGGTGAGCAAGGAATTGCTGAAAGCAGAGTTGACTGAGGAGAGGCGCTTACGCATGACGAACAGAAGCAACAACCAGATATACATCATCACGGCTCAGGATTCGCCGAACACGATGAGGGAGATAGGGCGTTTGCGTGAGATTGCGTTTCGTGCTGCGGGAGGAGGAACCGGCAAGTCCATGGATATAGATGAGTATGACGTGATGGAGAACCCCTACAAGCAACTGATTGTATGGAATCCGGAGGCTGAAGAAATTTTGGGCGGCTATCGTTATATTTTGGGCACGGATGTACGTTTGGACGAACATGGTGCTCCTGTATTGGCTACGGCGCATATGTTCAACTTCTCCGAAAAATTCCTCAAGGAGTATCTTCCTACCACCATCGAGTTGGGGCGTTCGTTCGTCACCTTGGAATACCAGTCTACGCGCAACGACAGCAAAGGGTTGTTTGCTTTGGATAATTTGTGGGACGGGTTGGGTGCATTGACGGTAGTGATGCCAAACGTGAGGTATTTCTTTGGAAAGGTCACCATGTACCCCAGCTATCATCGGCAGGGACGCGATATGATTCTTTATTTCCTCCGGAAGCATTTTGCCGATAAAGATAACTTGATTATCCCGACGAAATCGCTGGTTTTAGAGTCGGACGAGAAAGAGTTGGAGGCTTTGTTCTGTAAAGATACCTTCAAAGAAGATTATAAAATACTGAATAGTGAGATACGCAGACTGGGCTATAATATTCCTCCTTTAGTGAATGCTTACATGGGGCTCAGCCCCACGATGCGTATGTTCGGTACAGCCATCAACTACGGTTTCGGCGATGTGGAGGAGACAGGCATTCTGATTGCCGTGGATGAGATTTTGGCAGAGAAACGCGTGCGCCACATACAGTCGTTCATAGAGAGTGAACCGGAAGCGTGCCGGCTGACATCAGGCGCAAACAAAGTGGTGTACAAAAGCGGCTGTTAG
- the dut gene encoding dUTP diphosphatase → MNVQIINKSKHPLPAYATELSAGMDLRANLDRPITLAPMQRCLVPTGLYIALPAGFEAQVRPRSGLALKKGITVLNSPGTIDADYRGEICVILINLSAEAFVIEDGERIAQMVIARHEQAVWLETEVLDETERGAGGFGHTGKK, encoded by the coding sequence CTGAATGTACAAATAATCAACAAGTCAAAGCATCCTCTTCCTGCTTATGCCACTGAATTATCTGCCGGAATGGATCTTCGTGCCAACCTCGACAGGCCGATTACGTTGGCCCCAATGCAAAGATGTCTGGTGCCTACAGGACTTTATATCGCCCTGCCCGCAGGATTTGAAGCGCAAGTGCGTCCCCGCAGCGGGCTGGCCCTGAAAAAGGGCATCACGGTGTTGAACTCTCCCGGAACCATTGACGCCGATTATCGCGGTGAAATCTGTGTCATCCTCATCAACCTTTCTGCCGAAGCCTTTGTGATAGAAGACGGCGAACGCATAGCCCAAATGGTGATAGCCCGCCACGAGCAAGCCGTTTGGCTGGAAACAGAGGTGCTGGACGAGACCGAACGTGGTGCCGGCGGTTTCGGACATACAGGAAAAAAATGA
- a CDS encoding deoxyguanosinetriphosphate triphosphohydrolase: protein MDWNTLISAKRFGLEEFHRERHENRSEFQRDYDRLVFSAPFRRLQNKTQVFPLPGSVFVHNRLTHSLEVSCVGRSLGNDVSKAILARRPELQHSFLPEIGSIVSAACLAHDLGNPPFGHSGERAISTYFSEGKGIDLKAHLTSAQWEDLTHFEGNANAFRLLTHQFEGRRKGGFVLTYPTLASIVKYPFSSSLAGKKSKFGFFTTEEESFRRIAEELGMKKLNDAPLRYARHPLVYLVEAADDICYQMMDIEDAHKLKILTSKETQELLLSYFTDERKKHMLKTLEIVSDVNEQIAYLRSSTIGLLIGECTEAFLNNEEKILEGEFEGNLIRHISARPAAAYKHCADVSMKKIYRSQDVLDIELAGFRIISTLLELMIDAVRSPEKAYSQLLINRVSDQYNIKASALYEKVQAVLDYISGMTDVYALDLYRKINGNSLPAV, encoded by the coding sequence ATGGATTGGAACACGCTTATATCTGCCAAGCGCTTCGGATTGGAAGAGTTTCACCGCGAACGGCACGAAAACCGCTCGGAGTTTCAACGAGACTACGACCGTCTTGTTTTTTCCGCCCCGTTTCGCCGATTGCAGAACAAGACACAAGTATTCCCTTTGCCGGGTAGCGTCTTTGTTCACAACCGACTGACGCACAGCTTAGAGGTGTCGTGTGTGGGACGTTCGTTGGGTAACGATGTGTCGAAGGCCATCCTTGCCCGCCGCCCGGAGTTGCAGCACTCCTTTCTGCCCGAAATCGGTTCGATTGTTTCGGCCGCTTGCCTGGCTCACGATTTGGGCAACCCTCCCTTCGGCCATTCGGGCGAACGAGCCATTTCCACCTACTTCTCCGAAGGCAAAGGAATAGATTTGAAAGCGCATCTCACATCCGCCCAATGGGAAGACTTGACGCACTTCGAAGGAAATGCCAATGCTTTCCGACTGCTCACCCATCAGTTTGAAGGCCGGCGAAAAGGGGGCTTCGTTCTCACTTACCCCACTCTGGCAAGCATTGTGAAATATCCTTTCTCATCAAGTCTGGCAGGAAAGAAGTCGAAGTTCGGTTTCTTCACCACGGAAGAGGAGAGCTTCCGCCGCATTGCCGAAGAGTTGGGGATGAAAAAACTGAACGATGCCCCGCTGAGATACGCCCGCCACCCGCTGGTATATCTTGTGGAAGCTGCCGACGACATCTGCTATCAGATGATGGACATCGAGGATGCTCACAAACTGAAGATTCTTACCTCAAAAGAGACACAGGAATTGCTGCTATCCTATTTCACCGACGAACGAAAGAAGCATATGCTCAAGACGCTGGAGATTGTCAGCGACGTCAATGAACAGATAGCCTACCTGCGCTCCAGCACCATCGGACTGCTCATCGGCGAGTGCACCGAGGCATTCTTGAACAATGAAGAGAAGATTCTGGAAGGAGAGTTTGAGGGAAACCTCATCCGGCACATCTCCGCACGGCCTGCCGCAGCCTACAAGCATTGTGCCGACGTTTCGATGAAGAAGATCTATCGTTCGCAGGACGTATTGGACATCGAGTTGGCGGGTTTCCGCATCATCAGCACGTTGCTCGAGCTGATGATTGATGCCGTGCGATCGCCGGAAAAGGCGTATTCGCAACTGCTCATCAACCGCGTATCCGATCAATACAACATAAAGGCATCCGCACTCTACGAGAAAGTACAAGCGGTGCTTGATTACATATCGGGCATGACGGATGTGTATGCGCTCGACCTTTACCGCAAGATAAACGGAAACAGTCTGCCGGCGGTGTAG
- the rsmH gene encoding 16S rRNA (cytosine(1402)-N(4))-methyltransferase RsmH — protein sequence MEEEPIYHIPVLLKPAVEAMNIRPEGTYVDVTFGGGGHSREILSRLKAGGRLLAFDQDEDAECNIMDDPRFTFVRSNFRYLHNFLRYHGIEQVDAVLADLGVSSHHFDDSDRGFSFRFEGALDMRMNKRAGASAADVVNTYDEERLADVFYLYGELKNSRKLASAIAKARAGGRIETIGEFLNIVRPFFGREREKKELAKVFQALRIEVNQEMEALKEMLCAATKALKPGGRLVVITYHSLEDRLVKNIMKTGNVEGKAEKDFYGNVQTPFRPVNNKVIVPDEEEVTRNPRSRSAKLRIAEKTEQ from the coding sequence ATGGAAGAAGAACCGATATACCACATCCCCGTATTGCTGAAGCCAGCCGTAGAGGCAATGAACATCCGCCCGGAGGGTACGTATGTGGACGTCACCTTTGGCGGCGGAGGGCATTCGCGCGAAATTCTTTCCCGCCTGAAAGCAGGAGGACGACTGCTGGCGTTCGACCAAGACGAGGATGCGGAATGCAACATCATGGACGACCCGCGCTTCACGTTCGTGCGCAGCAACTTCCGCTACTTGCACAACTTCCTGCGCTATCACGGCATCGAACAAGTAGACGCCGTACTGGCCGACCTCGGCGTTTCTTCCCACCACTTCGATGACAGCGACCGAGGTTTTTCTTTCCGGTTTGAGGGCGCACTGGACATGCGCATGAACAAACGTGCCGGAGCCTCCGCCGCCGACGTAGTGAATACGTACGACGAAGAGCGGCTGGCCGATGTCTTCTATCTGTACGGCGAGCTGAAGAACAGCCGCAAACTGGCATCCGCCATCGCAAAAGCACGCGCCGGCGGGAGGATTGAAACCATCGGCGAGTTCCTGAACATCGTCAGGCCGTTCTTCGGACGCGAACGCGAGAAGAAAGAACTGGCAAAAGTGTTTCAGGCACTGCGCATCGAAGTCAATCAAGAGATGGAGGCGCTGAAAGAAATGCTCTGCGCCGCCACGAAAGCATTGAAGCCCGGAGGACGATTGGTGGTGATTACCTACCATTCTCTGGAAGACCGCCTGGTGAAGAACATCATGAAGACCGGCAACGTGGAAGGCAAGGCGGAGAAAGATTTCTACGGCAACGTGCAGACACCGTTTCGGCCGGTCAACAACAAAGTGATTGTCCCCGACGAAGAGGAGGTGACGCGAAACCCGCGTTCGCGAAGCGCCAAGCTGCGCATTGCGGAGAAGACAGAACAATGA
- a CDS encoding 1-acyl-sn-glycerol-3-phosphate acyltransferase: MTDDALFLIDIDKILREKAPGKVRYIPKFVVSYLKRIVHQDELNVFLRESKDKVGVDFLKSTLDFLDAHIVVKGKENLSKEGLYTFVSNHPLGGQDGVALGYVLGTFYDGKVKYMVNDLLMNLHGLAPLCIPINKTGKQGKDFPKMVEAGFASDNQLIMFPAGLCSRRQNGVIRDLEWKKTFIVKSVEAKRNVVPVHFEGRNSNFFYNLANLCKALGIKFNIAMLYLADEMLKNRHKTFTITIGKPIPWQTFDKSKTPVEWAQYVKDIVYRL; this comes from the coding sequence ATGACTGACGACGCTTTATTTTTGATAGATATAGATAAGATACTCCGGGAGAAAGCTCCGGGGAAAGTCCGCTACATTCCTAAATTCGTCGTTTCTTATCTGAAGCGCATTGTACATCAAGATGAACTGAATGTCTTTTTGCGCGAATCGAAAGACAAAGTCGGGGTGGATTTCCTGAAATCGACTTTAGATTTCCTCGATGCGCACATCGTGGTGAAGGGAAAAGAGAATTTGTCCAAAGAGGGGCTTTATACTTTTGTCTCCAATCATCCCTTGGGCGGACAAGATGGAGTGGCGTTGGGCTATGTATTGGGCACTTTCTACGATGGAAAGGTGAAATACATGGTCAATGACCTGCTGATGAATCTGCACGGATTGGCACCGCTCTGCATCCCCATCAACAAAACCGGAAAGCAGGGCAAGGATTTCCCCAAAATGGTGGAAGCGGGTTTTGCTTCGGACAACCAGTTGATTATGTTTCCGGCCGGGTTGTGCTCGCGCAGGCAGAACGGTGTGATTCGCGACCTGGAGTGGAAAAAGACGTTCATAGTGAAGAGTGTCGAAGCAAAACGCAATGTGGTTCCTGTTCATTTTGAGGGACGCAACTCCAATTTTTTTTACAACCTTGCCAATCTGTGCAAGGCTTTGGGCATCAAGTTCAATATAGCCATGCTTTATCTGGCAGACGAGATGCTGAAAAACCGCCACAAAACCTTTACTATCACGATAGGCAAACCGATACCGTGGCAGACATTCGATAAGTCGAAGACGCCTGTGGAGTGGGCGCAGTATGTGAAGGACATCGTATATAGATTGTAG
- a CDS encoding FtsL-like putative cell division protein, with the protein MKEENAEKTKKRTSLKSILGGDILATDFFRRQAGLLFLITVLVIVYINNRYECQQQLIEIDNLKKQLTDIKYDALTRSSELMERSRQSRIEEYIATKESDLQTSTHPPYLIWKKP; encoded by the coding sequence ATGAAAGAGGAAAATGCAGAGAAAACAAAAAAGCGCACCTCGCTGAAGAGCATCCTCGGAGGCGATATTCTGGCTACGGACTTCTTCCGCCGTCAGGCAGGACTGTTGTTTCTCATCACGGTGCTTGTCATCGTTTACATCAACAACCGCTACGAATGTCAACAGCAACTGATAGAGATAGACAACCTCAAAAAACAACTGACAGATATCAAGTATGACGCCCTGACACGCAGCTCGGAGTTGATGGAACGGAGCCGCCAGTCGCGCATCGAAGAATACATCGCTACCAAAGAGAGCGACTTGCAAACCTCTACGCATCCGCCTTATCTCATTTGGAAGAAACCCTGA
- a CDS encoding UDP-N-acetylmuramoyl-L-alanyl-D-glutamate--2,6-diaminopimelate ligase has protein sequence MELSDLLKAIQPVKIIGSTDIEITGVNIDSRLIEAGHLFMAMRGTQTDGHAYIPAAIGKGAVAVLCEELPEEPEAGITYIQVKDCEDAAGKAATAFYGDPTSKMELVGVTGTNGKTTVATLLYDTFRYFGYKAGLISTVCNYIDDRPVPTEHTTPDPVTLNRLLGEMADAGCKYAFMEVSSHSIAQKRISGLKFAGGIFTNLTRDHLDYHKTVENYLKAKKKFFDDMPKNAFSLTNLDDKNGLVMTQNTRSKVYTYSLRSLSDFKGKVLESHFEGMLLDFNNHELAVHFIGKFNASNLLAVFGAAVLLGKKEEEALIALSTLRPVAGRFEAIRSPKGVTAIVDYAHTPDALVNVLNAIHGILEGRGKVITVCGAGGNRDKGKRPIMAKEAARLSHRLIITSDNPRFEEPQDIIDDMLAGLDKDDLQKTICIADRREAIKTACMFAQPGDVILVAGKGHENYQEIKGVKHHFDDKEELKAILNQE, from the coding sequence ATGGAATTGAGTGATTTGTTGAAAGCGATACAGCCGGTTAAGATAATCGGAAGTACGGACATAGAGATTACGGGAGTAAACATCGACTCCCGTCTGATAGAAGCCGGACATCTGTTTATGGCAATGCGCGGCACGCAAACCGACGGACATGCCTACATTCCGGCTGCCATCGGCAAAGGTGCCGTTGCCGTGCTATGCGAAGAGCTGCCGGAAGAACCGGAAGCCGGCATCACCTATATTCAGGTGAAAGATTGCGAAGATGCCGCGGGGAAAGCGGCTACCGCTTTTTATGGCGACCCTACTTCCAAGATGGAACTTGTGGGCGTAACCGGAACCAACGGGAAGACGACTGTAGCCACCTTGCTATACGATACATTCCGCTATTTCGGCTATAAAGCGGGATTGATTTCTACGGTATGCAACTACATAGACGATCGTCCCGTACCGACCGAGCACACCACTCCAGACCCTGTTACCTTGAATCGTTTGCTGGGCGAGATGGCCGACGCCGGATGCAAATACGCTTTCATGGAAGTCAGCTCCCACTCCATCGCACAGAAACGAATCAGCGGTCTGAAGTTTGCCGGCGGCATCTTCACCAACCTCACCCGCGACCATCTGGATTATCACAAGACGGTGGAGAATTACCTCAAAGCCAAAAAGAAATTCTTCGATGATATGCCCAAGAATGCTTTCAGCCTGACTAATCTGGACGATAAGAACGGATTGGTGATGACGCAGAATACACGTTCGAAGGTTTACACTTACTCTCTGCGCAGCCTCAGCGACTTCAAGGGGAAGGTGCTGGAATCGCATTTTGAAGGTATGCTGCTCGACTTCAACAACCACGAGCTGGCCGTGCATTTCATCGGGAAATTCAATGCAAGCAATCTGCTGGCCGTATTCGGCGCCGCCGTGTTGCTGGGCAAGAAAGAGGAAGAGGCGTTGATAGCCCTCAGTACGCTTCGTCCCGTGGCCGGGCGTTTCGAAGCCATTCGTTCTCCCAAAGGCGTTACTGCCATTGTGGACTATGCCCATACGCCGGATGCGCTGGTCAATGTGCTGAATGCCATCCACGGAATATTGGAGGGAAGAGGCAAGGTTATCACCGTGTGCGGTGCCGGCGGTAACCGCGATAAAGGCAAGCGCCCCATCATGGCGAAAGAAGCGGCACGACTGAGCCACCGCCTCATCATCACTTCGGACAATCCGCGCTTCGAAGAGCCGCAAGACATCATCGACGATATGCTGGCAGGACTCGACAAAGACGACCTGCAAAAGACAATCTGCATTGCCGACCGCCGGGAAGCCATCAAAACCGCCTGCATGTTTGCACAGCCGGGAGACGTGATTCTCGTTGCCGGAAAAGGACACGAGAATTATCAGGAGATAAAAGGAGTGAAACATCACTTCGACGATAAGGAAGAGTTGAAAGCCATTCTGAATCAGGAATAA